The Betta splendens chromosome 2, fBetSpl5.4, whole genome shotgun sequence nucleotide sequence ccaatgcatcttgtcttggaagctcggtgttccttcctttggataacaagacatgacgatgcagaagtgagaaagcaaacattctcactcacagcgagataaggtggcgcaaacaattccattgctgcagagagacattccaccagagccacagaaaggggttaaaaggcagaggcaacttgaggatcgtgggctctttgcatcacaccttcgtggtgtgtgcactgatctcccagctggtttttggtttgttgatgtgcacgatcaacatccatgctttttatttgctttcctcattatttttattttctttattttttcaataaatcgcacaaaaggacaactctctcatctgcttctttatggaaaatttccaccacactcctCCCTCCAGCAGAGGTGCTGCAGGGCTCTGGGGTCTGAACACTACACCTAAGCAGGTGCTCTTGATTAGGCTCCTGATGATGTTGACATTTAAACCTACGtgtggtttctgtgtttgttagtGTGTCATTCCCCAGTGTGAGTTTGTGCCAGTGCCCAGCCTTAGCCCAGACCTCTAGACTTAGCGAACTAGACTTagttgttttcttgttcatGTCACAATCTACTGTGTGTAGTGATGTTCTGTACTAGTTTTCACCCTGCTCAAGcagttctttgtgtttttttgtcattcttgtaGTCAGAGTTGCTTGTGCGTTTAAGTTTAACTAAATATTCAATTAAATATTGTGAGACATAAGCACTAAATTACATTTAACAGGATTTGATCCCCCTGCCACCGCAGCACAATGACCCTAAACCCATGGCCTTAACCATTGGGCGACCAAGCCATCACTGCACGGCTCATTTCATAACATGTATCTAGCATGTCTGTGTGAACAATGGAAACCAGATCATCACCAGATTGATCACCAGATCAACACCACCGTGTCTTGGTAGCGTTAAATTTAACGCGTTTTATGAGACGTCTACTTTCGATAAGTTAGTGCCACCAGGTGTTCTCGTTACAGTGGCCTTGTCTGTTATTACTGCGTTGTCAGATCACACGTTTAACTCGTCTTTTGTGTTGAGTTTTACGGTCACTTCCAAcgttgagaggaagaggaggagccagtAACTGTTTACGTCTGGATTCAGAGGcgacacaggttgaagtgtggtgagagtacagtatgtgtcccaTTCACCACACAGCCCCAGATACCTCGTATATGTGcttgtttgattgttttcagcTATTTCATTAGTAGCTGCAGATGAAATGTGTCTGATTAAGAGCGCTGGTCTATGCATGTTAATTGGTCTTACAGAATCAATGACTCGTCACGTTGTTTTTAGATACTTTCAGACTTTCTGAAAACAACTGATAAGACACCATTTCTCAACACCTTCtaaactgagctgctgtgtgttgatgtgtcagACATCTTGAGTAACTTCCTCCAACTgatcacaaacaacaaacatgcagcTGTGACACCTGGAGATGCTAAAGCCTCCAGGTGTGACTGTGAATGCTCTGTTCAGGGTCGAACCTTAACAGgaggattttgtttttgtgtgtgtcctgtcccaCAGTTCAACaggcagcatgtattaggctaaatgttttgctttttcaacaGTAGTATAaagtaaaatacagtatatacttctcttgactaattattattttttgttcttttaatcCTCCCAAAATATTTGGGTTGTCTGCATTGGTGGACGAGTtgagtttgtgcgtgtgtgggtgagaatgaacagctgctgcaaacTCATACATACACTCATACATATGTATTATTACACATGCTCACATAATACCTAATAGCTGCGACGTACAATATCACtaacataatcacacattattgatattggtagtgataagtatcaataatacttacagttggatttggaaagtgtcccactacaaggttagtaaggctgtagcttaatattattcacccaaagggtgaggcagacgttggtgcatgaacaatgccacttgtggaagccagggtgatgtgaggggctcggccactacacccATCCAGCAAGcggaggaaggaatcccagcagccagggagcccacacaccttcagttccaggagggcaggtgttgcgacccaagccgcccacacagagccccccaggcagagctgcagcagccacagagacagcacccgaggccagagtgggccaccgggggtcaacactgtccgccccatgagaaccaggggcaaacactccccttGGCGGGAGGGTCgccctgaaagagtagagcccgaagACCCATGGTCcttagggagcccgccaggagatgcccccgcgcccagagtgggactcGCCCCCATTGGCCCGACCATATCCCCTGACACCTGGGCCCGCAACACAAGGCGGTTGGTTGGGGCtcgcagaaaagagaccacccaggcagcagaTCTACGTGGAAAACGGgacccccaacaaaccaaccgcGCCACATACATATTGTagacatacatacacatacacactatCACAAACACTCCCACAAACTTCTACTGATGATACGTGAACCCACCAGACACACGCCACCACTCCGGTCGGCAAGCGCTGGTCCCAGCAGCCAATACATCCAACCGCAGGTCCCCCGTGCAGCCCCCCAGAATCCACCACCCCCGCTGCCACTGTCTttttaggcaggcaggcacgccGGGCCCCCATACGCTCCCCACAGCTTGTTAGGCCCcctaacaagctgttcaagtactgagtaatacttaatttctttttagttttccagttcatgaggatgattttctttgcaagtgtgtgtgatgagtttgtctctaggtcaagcccacttactgtagatctcctagaagacaaagtgcaggggctgctgggtttggacatcttaactgggttgacaggtgttcacatactgttTGCCAAAAATGCTGCACaagtgaacatgaccagaatgcatgtaggaatctatctgctgtgttctctgtacagtgagggcaaatatttgagtttgtgagacccagtTGGAACATCCTCTGTCCTGTGTAATGTGTTCAATGAAGAAATTTATATTGTATcaattgtaaatatttttaatacttttgatgtccagatcagcttctGATTTAGAGATTGGGAAGCTTATTGTACCatcatttatattaaaatatagatttttggttctgtcaGTGAGATTCCAATAAATCATTCCATTGCTGGCGGCGCCTTTATCTGTGTAGGAGTATGTTTAATTTTTGCATTAAGTACTGAGTTTAGTTGCTGATATTCTAAGAAACTGGCACTAGTTGTTTCATATCGGGACACTATTTTCTTTAAGGTAAaattgtgaaaacatgtttcagatgtgttattccTTTATGCCAAAATTGCCAAAAgtttattgcctttttgttttgcacgATGTCTGGAGTGTTAaaagaggtgtgttttggcaaagagttaGCAAAGATCCAGTCATTTTAAGAacatcccaccaggctgtcagagatgctcttgTGCTAAGGCTCTGGTGGCAACTATGGTATTTTATAAATATGGTatttttggtgctgataaatggttaAGCAGCAACAGGACAATGATTTGCCTGCTAAATGCTAAAACACATCAGATCATCCTCCAGTGTCGGGTAGATTTAAGtgcctgtttttaattttttttattctacactcacactcacttCTTGGTTGTGTTAGAaaagactaaaactaaatgGTTAAAAATAgtcaaaataaacaacaataaccagAAAAATGCAGTAGTGGTgaattgtttttgttcttgattACACTATTATGGAAACCAGAGCTTCACCATCAAACGTctgcctgtactgtagctctgctcTCCTGTTCTTTGTTTGTCGGTTTCATAGGTTATGAGTAAGTTGTAGTTAGGTTATATGTTGCTTATACAGTAGTTGGTTATATGTTTTCACTAACACAAACTCACAGACTCGTGTTTCAATGCTTAAAGTTTTTAATTTTGCTTCAGACAGAATAGCAGAAGATAATGAAGCTGTTCTAATGAAACCACCAGGAACAAAGCAGCTCCTACGTTCACGTCTCTTTGTTCCTGGAgctaaagaggaagaaaaaaagaaatgcatcAGTCGTGGCTGCTTTTTTAAAGCATGTCTTTGTTTCAGCCGTGGAACTTCACAAGTATGACTGGATACTTGACGCAGACAGATGGAAGTCGTCTGTCGCACTGCAAATCATCCCAGCATTTTTTGCctgtaataaacaaaacatatttaaacatttattattactcTTTATTTTAAATCAGTATTTTGATATTTAGTCATTTTATTCCTGCTCTAATCACCTAATGAGACATAACTGCTCTGCTTTCCTTCATCATTTGCTCTTTGTTGATGTCTTATATTTTACCTGAATAATTCATTTGCAAGCAGTGTTGTTTATCAGGGTTGTTTGGTTCTCCTTGACAccagaaggtgaaggtgaagctggTTCCATCACTCCAGAACCAAGTGGTGTCCTACAATATAAACAGAGAATAACATGAAGTTAGgtacagtttgtttgtttgttaggcTCTAGGTCAACGATCAGATGATGTGATTTGATACCCCTGTACGGCTGGAGCCTCCGATCCATGTTTCTGGAGATGTGTGAGTATAATAATTTATCAAGTGCTGGACCCAAAAGTACTCGTTCCTGTTTCTCAGAGACGCCAGATGTCCACCCATGGCCCGACAGTTTTTCTATGGTGGAGACATAGAAGCACATGTTGGGAAAAAACAATACTGATAATGACAAAGTTAAAAGATGTTCCCTGACTGAGTCACTCACCTCGGCTTCAGCCCAAGGCAAATATCGTGGTACAAAGTGGAAACATCGTCCACTGTACTTGGTCCATCCCCTGGGACAGCGGAAAGTAGTCCTCTTCTCCAGCTGAGACACATCTGGCAAAGAATTGATGTTAGTTCTCTAAATCTGCTATTCAGCAGACATTGAGACATTGATGGTGAGAATGATGATGGTCTCACCTTCATCAGGTTGTTGCACTTGTTTGTCTGCACCTTTGTCTGACAGATTAGAATGAATGAAAGAGTTTAGTTTCCTCACACTGATGCATTTTAACAGCTACAGAAAACCATCATGTTTAAACTCACCAGCAGCTCTGGTCAAAGCCACGACGTAGAGAAGTGCACACAGCATCAGGAGCTTCATGATGGAGACGTTAGAGACGATGACCTGCTACAAAGAGAGACGTGTTAAAAGCCTCCAACCTCCTGATGAGAGGACGGacgtgatgatgaggaggagaagcaaacctgctgcagcttctcttctctctcagcGAACGCTCCAACAACTACCTGCTCTTTTATTCTGTTCCTTATCTTTTCATCCATAAAACAGGAACCACAGACACCACGAGGGTGGAAGCATTTTTAGTGCCAACTAAAATAGTCTCTATCTAATTTACTGGAAGCAGGGTTTGTACCAAATATGCAAAAATACAGTAGTTTAAAGGAACAAAGTAAAAGAAGCACTTTACAGACAGGTGAACTCTTTAAGGTTGTACGCAATTATGGTTCCATCAAGATGAGCAACATACAATCACAAATAACAGTGAAAAAATTAAGGACactataaaaaaatagaaagaaagacACCAGATGAACAGAGGGACCACACTGGAGCGAGTGAAGCAGACACTCAGATAAAAGCGTTGTTGTAGCTCAGCTGATGATGGGGAGCAAGAGGTCCCAGACTCAAGTCCACCAGAGCGCGTCCTTGACTGACACACTGCTGGGCTTGAGTGTGTTGTGACATTATAACAGATGTAATAAAGGCCAAGTTCTTTCTTGGTTACGATTGTTCTGACCCCTCTTCCTGGTGGCAGCAAttcaaaaagaagaagaatgtcCAGGATGCGAGTCCTTTAAAACGTCCTATGCTTTTCTAAGACACTTGGAACTGTGAAGTTCTTCTtcagggaggagacggcagcacgTGGTCTCCTGTGCAGTTTTAACTTTCTTTTGTGCTGTTGTGCATCTGTTgaatcacacactgacacagtagatgaggactcactgtctgctctggagcagcttcagtgacagactgatgcaccctcgctgtgtgaagcagagatgtcgtagatccttcctacctgctgctacagtatcagactgtacaatcacaactgctaactacctcccactacattcactcactcactgcatCAGTGGGGCAGAAAATTTAcatgtgcaatatttgtgcaaactctgtgcaatCTCTattagggctgcaacaacgaatGGAGGAATCGATAATATCCATGAGGATAATTGATCGATAATGGTTTGTTGTTATCAATTAGTCCCGGATGTAACAAACGCTGTTCATCATCAtgtgaagactcttcattaagtgctgctgtgttgaaagttactttgttacttaatctgttctgTCGCAAGCGTCAGCTGGATGCGTGTCATCTCGTTTGCCACATAGTGATGATCAGCAgcaccacagaacagcgcaacttGAACGGTGCCGACACTGAATGTAACATCTATCTGCTGCTGATTCATGTTGGAACAAAGCCAATTTGTCATGTTTACATTtagtaataattaataataaagtgtTGTCGAGGTTCTAATTCACCAGCGCTGAGgatctgtgtgtctctgctctgaccGGTCTGTGGCTGATGAACTCAGCAGGTGACACTAGATGTGAACCATGTTTAGCTATGagctttgtcattgttgttgtaaTGTCTTTATAGTGAGTCACAGTCAGAGAAAGTTCAACAGGTCACAGTTCAGGGAGCAGGTGAAAGTACTCGCTGTTGATTCAAGTGAAGCTTAAAGATATTCATCAACATCATTCATCCAGGAATTAAAAACACGATTCCTCAGCACGAGTGGACGTAGCGGTTTTACATGTTGTGGGATGAAGGAGTTGTgacctgtcaaaataaaagaacctgCAAATAAACTACGTCTGTTGTTTTACTGGCTCCTCAATTTGAACTGTAGAATAAGTGATTTCAGtggattttaatttaaaaatagaaCAAGTAAATTATTTAGAAGTAGAAGCATAAGCAAAGTATTAATAAAAGCATAATATACACGTTAAAGCATAACAATCTAATATATAAAAGAATAAACAGCAGCTGACCTCAAGAACTTGATGCTCAAGAAAAACAACTTCATGGTTGTTTCCAGTTTTagattttagtttgtttgtacTGACACCAGCAAGAATCACATGAAACATGAGAACATGAGGCGACGGCGCTGATCAATGGTCACAGTCAGGTTTATTAACGTGGAGGATCTCTGGATCCCTTCCTGATTGGAGCAATGAATCAGAACACGTGTCTTGTTCATGTGATTTTGTGCGGTGGTGCATCCTGATCACGTTCCTCTGTTTGTCCTCGTTCACGGTTCCTCTTTAGTTGTTGCTTCTTTGTTCTCTCAGCTCAAGCAGGTCAGAACCAAACTCAGCGTTTCTTAAATCTAGTCTAGATGTTTTACACACTATGATCACAGTATGTTGATGGAGGTCTGTGATTCTGCTCAGCGATTTGGAAGCGACTGTCGTTTGAAAATCAAAATCCATCCTATTACTATGGCACAAGGCTGTTTGTGGATGAACTCGTTCGTGGAAATGTCTCCATGAAAACTTTGGAGTGACTCTTTCTGATGGAGGGAACTAGTCCTGTTTTCTTCCCCAAATACAGGAGGAGGCGTTTGTCCAGCTTGTGGTTGTCAGGTCAGAAAACTCTATAATGCTGATAATTAAACACTTTTCTTTATCTTCACTTTTGTATTTCACTGACTTGTGTAAAATATTCTTCATGTGATCGTGAAGAATCGTCACGTGAAGAATCAATCGTCATGAAGATTGTTGGCTCTGTAGATAATTGAACCCTttggccactagagggagccAAACAATAAAAGAGGCCACAGTGGCAGACGAGGCATGAAATCAGCTgaatgagaaaacacagcagaagcTCTTTGTCCAAGATGTCTTTGTTCCACCAGGTTCCGTCTGTGATCCCTCCATCGCCGTGGTTtcagagctggtgctggagtgtaggagtggaggctggttcccagagcctgagctgctgtggctggacgCTGAGGgaaagctcctctctgctggaccTACAGAGACAGTCAGAGGTTCTGATGACCTCTatactgtcagcagcagagtgactgtggacaagagacacagcagcagatacacaTGCAGAGTCCAGCAGACCTCCATCAACCACAAAACAGAGGCTCACATTGAAGTTACAGGTGGAAACATCTATAAAAGCCATTTTATGAGCTTCTGATGCAGCGCTCCCATAATAACatcatgtgttttcatgtgacaTCATACCAGGTGATTCTATCATGGGTTCTGCTAAACGTCACAATCGTGGAAGAAACATCTTTCAACAGCTGGATGCTGCCTGATGGCAATCATGATATTAATAACAAAGCTGAAAGGGAAGGAAGCTGGTGCAGACATTCGCTCTGTTTCCTCTCAGCACCAAGGTTCTGGGTTCAAGTCTCTGGATCTCCAAGTCCAAGACTCCAAGGCCCATCCTTTGCACGTTCTCTCCAggtctctggcttcctcccacagtccacaacatgcagtcaggttaatATCAGCGTCCTGacgtatggggtgccgaatgtaaaaggagcacctataactagttttctcacatttaactaaatgacacaacatgttttctcacatttagttaaatgtgcaaaagtctaaatgtaaatgttaaatataaatgtaaatgttaaatgtaaattaaatgtaaatgtaaatgttaaatctaaatgttaaatgtaaatctaaatgttaaatgttaaatgttaaatgtaaatattaaatctaaatgtaaatgttaaatgtaaatgttaaatgttaaatctaaatgttaaatgttaaatgtaaatgttaaatgttaaatctaaatgttaaatgttaaatgttaaatgttaaatgttaaatgttaaatgttaaatgtaaatgttaaatgttaaatgttaaatgtaaatgttaaatgatcgaactgaatatttaagtagactccacccccattatcctagatcaggactcaaacacgtcaaacagtaggcatagctccgcccacatctgactctggatcggtgcacgaaaatactggagagaagcctgaagtcgaagccatcatggccgccagctccgactccctcccgttgggggagattgaacgggctgtaacggcaggtgtgcgggctgaggctccgcttcaaactgccgttctgtcataaacaccattaatgagaagtcaagtaggtttaaaaagaatatttctgtggcgccggtggagaattagttggctaactatactagctagtcgaagttacgtccaggctaaaaccaaaagtttccagatcagatgtgggcggggtttgcgcgcactgtttgaggtgattaagttcgcgtctctgatctgagaccagcgctgtttgagggtagggatggagtctacttgcccaatcatgaatattcagtttacactcggcgaacatttaacatttacttttaacatttaacatttacatttaacatttacatttagacttttgcatatttaactaaaagtgagaaaacatgttgtgtcatttagttaaatgtgagaaaactagttataggtgctacttttacattcggcaccccatactgcCGCTAGGATTCTACTGAATATCTCATATAATCTATGAACAGATTTAAGGTACTAACAACtaacaaaaaacaataacttCTGAGTTAAGCTACAGTATAGTCGGTGCTAACAAAGTGCACAATTGCAGTGCTGGAATATCTGGATTTATTTTTCTTGTACAAAATCAATATTTTATCTTTAGTTTATCAAACTGTGTTAATATGTTCCCACAAAAAATagccttttacatttttactttCCACAGAActtgtcacagcctggactttTATGTtgccacttcctgctttattttcttgtatttccAGTTTTGTCTTGCCATGTCtacttttgttttactttccCAGTCATGTGATCTCACCAGTTGTTTTCTATCAGTCATTGCTCACCTTTGTCCTGTTCTTAAGCACCGTCTCAGCCAGAGCCCGGTTGCCACATTGTTAGCGCACGTCAACTGTGTCTACGCTCCCGCATTCATCCTAGTAAGTCTTATTGTGTACTGTTTCTGGATCTTGGTGTTTCACCGTGTCTTGCCTGTTGCCGGACGGTAGAGATGTCGAAATCAAAGCCTCACGAATCACTGGACAACTATGACGCAGTTGGTCTGAactcgacacattgctcgacacagcgtgtgtgttagaactgcatcagagcagactgaccatcaaaccctcgctgatacgtggttgttcaggatcacagtccatgtttttttgtcaaataaaagttatttaatcaaaagtgtgtaattgtgtttctttgtgtataataatatatcagtagccttgatgtggtgAATATAATtgatagtcagatgttattagagctgtatttggtgcttttgcaactctgtttattattacagtgcagagacatgtttgtcatttagttaaatcaaagacttttattttgtttttccacagaacatgacttcatcattcatcattcatcttAATTCATATCATTTTATAGATAATTTCCGGTCCGCTTGCCATGTTTAGAGAGCTCTGACAACAAGCAGTCCGtttaaactgcagataagcAGCGTCACGTGACGTATCAACGTCGTTCGCTCGCATTGGTCACGTGACGTATTGACGTACTCGAGACGTTCCTCCTCGACACTTCCTCCTTCAACAGATCGACGCGCCGACGGCACTGCTCCAGTGGaacatctcatcatcatctctgtcGGTACTGGTTCGGACTGTCTGGTGATCGTGAACCAAGTCTGGAGATGGCCAATACAAGTGGTCAATACAAGAAATTAAGCAGGTACTTTTCCCCATACTCGAACACATTCCAGAATAAACCAAAGAATCAATGCAAATTGTACTAAGGGCTAAATGTTGGAGAAGGGTTTATTTAAAGCTTTGAGCTCTATTGAAAACTGTCCCTAACAGGATTAGAGAGTTCCTTTGCAAATGATCACAGCCTTTGAATTCAGAAAcaatgtgtctttttgtgtttttaaggaCTTGTATGGCTGATTTGGAACAATCAATCACAGATTCAGACAGTTAGTTGTCTTCACAGGTTTTATTAAGAAATCTGCTGTTGCAGGCTTCAGTGGGCTCCTCTTCTGGCTGACCAGCTCCCCAGCTTTGGAAAATGTCCTTTCACAGGAAACAGATGATGCTGGGATGCACAGATACAGTGCTTTCATGCAAGTTGCCACAACCTTTAACTGAGGAACACTTACAATACTGTGTGCTCCATCAGTAACCATCCACAGACCTTTTCAGTGAGTCCCCACTCTGCAACTGCTGTGTGGGTCAAAGGAAACTACTGCACACCCAAAGGCACAGTAGCCAGATCTAGGCTGTCTGACACATGATGGCAAGTGACACCAAGGCACTGATGTTCACATGTCATCTCTTTGGTTACAGTGTACCTTGCTTCCATCATTGTCTTTACAGTTTTGTGGCTTGGAATGGAGAATGACAGGTCCAGGATTTTAATGAAGCTTTGGAACCCTTCATCCTCAACGATAGATTTAACTATCATACCCACCAAGACCTCAACCAGCTTCTGTTTTCCTGAAACTGTGTGGAAGAAAGGTTGCCATGTGAATATGATACACATCTacaaaaacacatacatatatgcAAGTTTATATTTAGCTTGCTGTCAGGATTTCTAGTATTGACAGGTCACTGGTTTGCCGGGTATGATTGAAATCATTCCTTACACTGAAGAGTCTCAGCACATAGGTGCTGAGACTCCCCCTCTCCTATGTCATAGGAGACATAGGAGGgggcgc carries:
- the LOC114869283 gene encoding type-2 ice-structuring protein-like isoform X2 gives rise to the protein MFHVILAGVSTNKLKSKTGNNHEVVFLEHQVLEVIVSNVSIMKLLMLCALLYVVALTRAADKGADKQVQQPDEDVSQLEKRTTFRCPRGWTKYSGRCFHFVPRYLPWAEAEKNCRAMGGHLASLRNRNEYFWVQHLINYYTHTSPETWIGGSSRTGDTTWFWSDGTSFTFTFWCQGEPNNPDKQHCLQMNYSGKKCWDDLQCDRRLPSVCVKYPVILVKFHG
- the LOC114869283 gene encoding type-2 ice-structuring protein-like isoform X1 gives rise to the protein MFHVILAGVSTNKLKSKTGNNHEVVFLEHQVLEQVIVSNVSIMKLLMLCALLYVVALTRAADKGADKQVQQPDEDVSQLEKRTTFRCPRGWTKYSGRCFHFVPRYLPWAEAEKNCRAMGGHLASLRNRNEYFWVQHLINYYTHTSPETWIGGSSRTGDTTWFWSDGTSFTFTFWCQGEPNNPDKQHCLQMNYSGKKCWDDLQCDRRLPSVCVKYPVILVKFHG
- the LOC114869283 gene encoding type-2 ice-structuring protein-like isoform X3, with the translated sequence MDEKIRNRIKEQVVVGAFAEREEKLQQQVIVSNVSIMKLLMLCALLYVVALTRAADKGADKQVQQPDEDVSQLEKRTTFRCPRGWTKYSGRCFHFVPRYLPWAEAEKNCRAMGGHLASLRNRNEYFWVQHLINYYTHTSPETWIGGSSRTGDTTWFWSDGTSFTFTFWCQGEPNNPDKQHCLQMNYSGKKCWDDLQCDRRLPSVCVKYPVILVKFHG